A window of Callospermophilus lateralis isolate mCalLat2 chromosome 13, mCalLat2.hap1, whole genome shotgun sequence contains these coding sequences:
- the Idi1 gene encoding isopentenyl-diphosphate Delta-isomerase 1: MWCGRALVQVVGRAARGRSQGAASAVFRAQKGRAPGPASISGLSVLGQIRQFVTMPEINTNHLDEKQVQLLSEMCILIDENDNKIGADTKKNCHLNENIDKGLLHRAFSFFLFNTENKLLIQQRSDAKITFPGCFTNTCCSHPLSNPGELEENGAIGVRRAAQRRLKAELGIPLEEVPPEEMNYLTRIHYKAQSDGIWGEHEIDYILFMKKNVTLNPDPNEIKSYFYVSKEELKELMKKAASGEIKVTPWFQIIVDTFLFKWWDNLNHLNQFVDHEKIHRL; the protein is encoded by the exons ATGTGGTGTGGGAGGGCGCTGGTGCAAGTGGTTGGGCGCGCGGCTCGTGGGAGGAGCCAGGGAGCGGCGAGCGCTGTTTTCCGAGCTCAAAAGGGGCGCGCTCCTGGGCCGGCTAGCATCTCAGGCCTGAG TGTTTTAGGACAGATCAGACAATTTGTAACAATGCCTGAAATAAACACCAATCATCTAGATGAGAAACAAGTCCAACTCCTTTCAGAGATGTGTATTCTTATTGATGAAAATGACAATAAAATTGGGGCTGACACCAAGAAGAATTGCCACTTGAATGAAAACATTGAcaaag GATTATTACATCGTGCTTTTAGTTTCTTCTTATTTAACACTGAAAATAAGCTTCTGATACAACAGAGATCAGATGCTAAAATTACCTTTCCAG GTTGTTTTACCAACACTTGTTGTAGTCATCCATTAAGTAATCCAGGGGAGCTGGAAGAAAATGGTGCCATCGGTGTAAGGCGAGCAGCACAGAGGCGTTTGAAAGCTGAATTAGGAATTCCTTTGGAAGAG GTTCCTCCAGAAGAAATGAATTATCTAACACGAATTCACTACAAGGCACAATCTGATGGTATCTGGGGTGAACATGAAATTGATTATATTTTGTTTATGAAGAAGAATGTAACTTTGAATCCAGATCCCAATGAAATTAAAAGCTATTTTTATGTGTCCAAGGAAgaactaaaagaacttatgaaaaAAGCAGCCAGTGGTGAAATTAAGGTTACTCCATGGTTTCAAATTATTGTGGACACATTTCTCTTTAAATGGTGGGATAACCTGAATCATTTGAATCAGTTTGTTGACCATGAGAAAATACATAGACTGTGA